Genomic segment of Streptomyces roseifaciens:
CCTCGCGGTCTACACCGCGGGCCCGCCCGTCCCGCCCGCCGCCGAGGCCGCGCCGGACGTCCTGGCCGAGCGCACGGTGGCCGACCTGACGTGAGCCGGGCGCGGGCGCTCGCCTCGCGCGCGGGCGCGCGGTGCGCCACGGTGGTGGGGACCGTACCGGCCCGCACTCCCTGGAGCAGCGCCCATGACGCACCACACCTACCGCGTGACCGAGATCGTCGGCTCGTCCCCGGACGGTGTCGACGAGGCCGTCCGCAACGGCCTCGACCGCGCCTCCCAGACGCTCCGCAACCTCGACTGGTTCGAGGTCACCCAGATCAGGGGACACCTCGTGGACGGCGCGATCGGCCACTACCAGGTGGGCCTGAAGGTCGGCTTCCGGCTGGACGAGGGCGACTGAGGCCGCCGCTGCGGCCCGGCCCGGACGGCCCGGACGTCCCCGGACGGAGCAACGCGCGGCACGGGTGGAGCGACGTGCGGCGCGAGTGCGGCGACCCGCGGCACCGGTGAATATGAGCAATCCGTGACAGTTCTGCCGTTCGGAGGCCCGTGCGGCGCACGAGTGTGCAGAGGGGAACGATACTGTCCGCATGTCACGGGTACTGCTGATCGAGGACGACCGCGCGGTACGGGACGCCGTCACCCTCACCCTGCGCCGCCGCGGCCACGAGGTGGAGGGCGCGGCGACCGGCGGTGCCGGGCTCGCCGCCATGGACACGTTCCGGCCCGACCTCGTCCTGCTCGACCTCATGCTGCCCGACATGAGCGGCTTCGAGGTGTGCCGCCGCATCCGGGCCACCCAGCAGATCCCGATCATCATGCTCACCGCGCGCGGCGACGACATAGACGTCGTCCTCGGCCTCGAAGCCGGCGCCGACGACTACATCGTCAAGCCCGCCCGCGGCGAGGTCCTGGAGGCCCGCATCCGCGCCGTGCTGCGCCGCGCCGCCCCCGGCGACGGCGGCCCGGACCCGGCCTCCCTCCAGCCCGTGGAGATCCACGGC
This window contains:
- a CDS encoding dodecin — its product is MTHHTYRVTEIVGSSPDGVDEAVRNGLDRASQTLRNLDWFEVTQIRGHLVDGAIGHYQVGLKVGFRLDEGD
- a CDS encoding response regulator transcription factor; translation: MSRVLLIEDDRAVRDAVTLTLRRRGHEVEGAATGGAGLAAMDTFRPDLVLLDLMLPDMSGFEVCRRIRATQQIPIIMLTARGDDIDVVLGLEAGADDYIVKPARGEVLEARIRAVLRRAAPGDGGPDPASLQPVEIHGDLTVDRKGLLVAKHGQDLPLAPSELKLLLYLSATPGRVFSRQQLLEHVWEHSYHGDARLVDACVMRLRTKVEDSTRSPKYIQTVRGFGYRFGPL